A genomic segment from Mustela lutreola isolate mMusLut2 chromosome 15, mMusLut2.pri, whole genome shotgun sequence encodes:
- the KRBA2 gene encoding LOW QUALITY PROTEIN: KRAB-A domain-containing protein 2 (The sequence of the model RefSeq protein was modified relative to this genomic sequence to represent the inferred CDS: inserted 4 bases in 3 codons) has product MITLRVTDAGVPSFLVPSTVSXPVLLQPLLSPGPEXWSLWHQLVSFQAVATSEDMPYXGQCLRASGKACCMDTMLDGYENVVPQGSFLQLSTMPQKPGNDPPHVSTTSDTETEIHHMREKFLASVTKLVESKSYNSKVFSKEKYFQTIKEVKEAKEKGKKSSRDYRRAAKYDVISVQGTEKLIEATHGERDRIRYYVHKEELFDILHDTHLNIGHGGRTRMLKELQGKYGNVTKEVIVLYLTLCKQCYQKNPVPKRGLAPKPMPLKDTDSRCQVEVLDMQSNADGEFKFILYYQDHLTKFIILRPLKAKRAHEVVIVLLDIFTILGTPRVLDSGSGVEFTNQVVHELSKVWPDLKVACGKQRPGQGPGSLEQVSHDVKNMVRAWMQSNHSRCWAEGLRFIQMARNQMFDVSLQRSPYEAMFGFKAKLGLYSSHLPRETVAILQTEEELEIAEEQLESSLWRGQEERTEVAADRSDVDEDLDPTAPEAAEPSTSQGAPRLFCW; this is encoded by the exons ATGATCACACTCCGAGTCACTGATGCTGGCGTGCCTTCATTCCTGGTACCCTCTACTGTCTC CCCAGTCCTGCTGCAGCCACTCCTTAGCCCAGGCCCCG AATGGTCCCTGTGGCACCAGCTGGTGTCATTTCAAGCGGTAGCAACATCTGAGGATATGCCAT ATGGCCAGTGTTTGAGAGCCTCTGGGAAGGCCTGCTGCATGGACACGATGCTGGACGGTTATGAGAACGTGGTCCCTCAGG GCTCCTTCTTACAGTTGTCCACGATGCCCCAGAAACCTGGAAACGACCCTCCTCATGTGTCCACTACAAGTGACACGGAAACGGAGATACATCACATGAGAGAAAAGTTTCTTGCAAGTGTGACCAAGTTAGTTGAAAGCAAAAGTTACAACAGTAaggtattttccaaagaaaagtacTTTCAAACGATAAAGGAAGTCAAAGAAGctaaggaaaaggggaagaaatccTCGCGTGACTACCGCCGTGCGGCAAAATACGACGTGATCTCTGTGCAAGGCACAGAGAAACTGATCGAGGCGACGCACGGAGAACGCGACCGAATTCGGTATTACGTGCATAAGGAAGAGTTGTTTGACATTCTCCATGATACACATCTCAACATTGGACACGGCGGGCGGACACGCATGCTCAAGGAGCTACAAGGAAAGTACGGGAATGTCACCAAAGAAGTCATCGTCTTGTACCTGACGCTCTGTAAACAGTGCTACCAGAAGAACCCGGTACCCAAGAGAGGTCTTGCCCCCAAGCCCATGCCTTTGAAGGACACTGACTCCAGGTGCCAAGTTGAGGTCCTGGACATGCAGTCAAATGCTGACGGTGAGTTCAAGTTTATCTTGTATTACCAGGACCACTTAACCAAGTTTATTATTTTACGGCCATTGAAAGCAAAGCGGGCCCATGAGGTGGTCATTGTCCTCTTGGACATCTTCACGATTCTTGGTACACCTCGCGTGTTAGACTCTGGCAGTGGTGTGGAGTTCACAAACCAGGTTGTGCATGAGCTCAGTAAGGTATGGCCAGACCTAAAGGTTGCCTGTGGTAAACAGCGCCCTGGCCAGGGCCCAGGCTCCCTGGAGCAAGTCAGCCACGATGTCAAGAACATGGTAAGGGCCTGGATGCAGAGTAACCACTCACGTTGCTGGGCCGAAGGCCTGAGATTCATACAGATGGCGAGGAATCAGATGTTTGACGTGTCCCTGCAGCGAAGTCCATATGAGGCAATGTTTGGTTTTAAGGCCAAACTCGGGCTGTACTCTTCGCACTTACCCCGGGAAACTGTGGCCATCTTACAAACAGAGGAGGAGCTGGAAATTGCTGAAGAACAACTAGAGAGTAGCCTTTGGAGGGGGCAGGAAGAAAGGACTGAGGTTGCAGCAGACAGATCTGATGTGGACGAGGATCTCGATCCCACAGCTCCAGAAGCAGCAGAGCCCAGCACCTCACAGGGGGCCCCACGTCTCTTTTGCTGGTGA
- the ODF4 gene encoding outer dense fiber protein 4 produces MEGRGGDRGCTRWGQGTLGMSSLHLEKKGMNTGNLEGKGGAEKQEGVEESREQEAGGQNSFSEPSGSRQGLKDKRSEPRRVSVLPLQWRITHSSHWIAQVLASELSLVAFALLLVMVFSKKWLDPSRSRFYQRWPTNVSARIYTATHVMSMGLLEICRSNGCFHSENWKDNYKLWTNHPIFGAAVITFCLTLVLGFLFTIWLHLPYIPGLQRLHCFSWVGTIMSFFEVFLIFFTMMLFPINLWIFELKKNLSVPIGWSYFIGWLVFVLYVTCAALCYFNHKHFWRVILSRPAGTVHCSNFSSPKQNLKTKPVVSHSSGDQRDVRDPEQKEASP; encoded by the exons atggaggggagagggggagacagagggtGCACAAGATGGGGGCAGGGGACTTTAGGGATGAGTTCCCTGCATCTGGAAAAGAAAGGGATGAACACTGGAAACTTGGAAGGGAAGGGGGGTGCTGAGAAAcaggagggggtggaggagagTAGGGAACAAGAAGCCGGGGGACAGAACTCATTCTCTGAGCCCAGTGGGAGCAGGCAGGGGCTCAAGGATAAGCGCTCAGAGCCCCGGAGGGTCTCTGTGTTGCCCCTGCAGTGGAGAATTACCCACAGCTCCCACTGGATAGCGCAGGTGCTGGCCTCCGAGCTCAGCCTGGTCGCCTTCGCCCTGCTGCTGGTCATGGTGTTCTCCAAAAAATGGCTGGACCCCTCTAGAAGCCGCTTCTACCAGCGCTGGCCCACCAACGTCAGTGCCAGAATCTACACGGCCACCCACGTCATGTCCATGGGGCTCCTGGAGATCTGCAGATCCAATGGCTGTTTCCACTCAGAAAACTGGAAAG ATAATTACAAGCTGTGGACCAATCACCCAATCTTTGGGGCGGCCGTGATAACTTTCTGCCTGACGCTCGTGCTGGGCTTTCTCTTTACCATCTGGTTGCACCTGCCGTACATACCCGGTCTTCAAAGACTGCACTGCTTCAGCTGGGTTGGGACTATCATGAGCTTCTTTGAAG ttttccttattttcttcaccATGATGTTGTTTCCTATTAACCTCTGGATCTTTGAGTTGAAGAAGAATTTATCAGTCCCCATTGGCTGGAGCTATTTCATAGGCTGGCTGGTGTTTGTCCTCTATGTCACCTGTG CGGCCCTGTGCTACTTCAACCATAAACATTTCTGGAGGGTGATTTTGAGCCGTCCCGCTGGCACCGTGCACTGTAGCAACTTTTCCAGCCCCAAACAAAACTTGAAGACGAAGCCGGTTGTCTCACACAGCTCGGGCGACCAGCGGGACGTCCGGGATCCTGAGCAAAAGGAGGCATCTCCGTAA